Within the Maribacter sp. BPC-D8 genome, the region TTCCTTCAAAAATGAATTAGTCCCGACTAAAACAAAACACGGCCATGGTGTAGGGCAATTTCCTAAGTGCTTAAAAACACCACTATCCACAAGAGGCTTTGTTGTAAAACGCTCCCACATAAAATAATCTGCAGTACCAGAAGACAAACCTTCAACAGCCCCATCAAGATTATTTATTAAATTGAATTTCAAATTCTCAGTGTCCCAGCCCATGTTTGTAGCTTGAACGTAAGACATTAGGTGGCTTCCGCTACCGTAACGGCTAATTGCCGCTGTAGTGTCCTTTAAATCGTTAAGAGAAGTGTAAGCGCTATTGGCGTCGACGTGAATTCCCCAAAGTAGGGGCGAGGCAATGTATTCTTGAATAATTTTCACCTCATTACCTTCAGTAATACTTTTTACGATCCCTTCGGTTAAGATAATTGCAAGGTCGGTATCCTCATTTTTAAGCATTTCGCTCATTCTACCAGTGCCTTCAGGTACTTCTGTCCATTCTAAATTGATCCCTCTTTCTTTAAAAGCACCTTCTTCAATAGCTAAATGCCACGGAAGGTTAAAATGTTCGGGTACACCAATAATCTTAACGGTTTTCATCTAATTTATTTTTAAGGTAATCGTAAATGGCATATTGAGAGCGTATGTCTTCTTGACCAGGAGCCTGAGCAACCTTTTTATTAGAATTTTCTATATCTAATACACGTGCTTTTTGGTTGTCATTTAGCTGCAGGGTAAGAATATGTTTTAACTCATCAAAAATGTCCGGGTCTAGAATTGGGGTTAACACTTCTATTCGTCTGTCTAAGTTTCGGGTCATCCAATCTGCAGAACCTATATACATAAGCTCGTCTCCGCCATTTTCAAAAAGGTAAATTCTACCATGTTCTAGATAGCGATCCACAATACTAGTTATATAAATATTGTCTTTCATTCCCGAATTAAGGTCGTCGTTAGCTGTTAGGTAACAACAAAACCCTCTAATTATAAGGCGAACATTAACACCAGCATTAACAGCCCTGTATAAAGCTCTAATCATATCAGAGTCTTCAAGACTGTTCATTTTAGCGGTAATGGCAGCTTTTTTACCTTCGCGAGCAGCATTAATCTCGTTCTGAATAAGATTTAAAAAGGTAATTCTAGTCGTAAAAGGCGATACCAATAAGCGTTTCAACTTTGGTACTATGATTTTTCGTTCCAAAACTTGAAACACCTGACCTAAATCTTTCGTAATCTTCTTGTCGGCAGTAAAGAGTCCGTGATCACAATAGATTTTAGAGGTTTTGGCATTGAAATTACCAGTACCGATGTAGGCATAACGCTTTATTTTATTTTCTTCGTTACGATAGACCATTGCTATTTTAGAATGCACCTTTACTTGCGGAATACTAAAAATTACTTTGGCTCCTTTCTCTTCGAATATACGTCCCCATTTAATGTTATTGGCCTCATCGAACCGAGCTTGGGCTTCAACGAATAGGGTGACTTTCTTGTTATTATCTAATGCCGTTAAAATGGCATCTGCAAGAGAAGAAGACTTTGCAATGCGGTAAATAGTCATTTTTATAGCAATGACATTTGGGTCTGTAGCTGCTGTGGTCAAAAAATCTTCAACTACTTTAAAGTCTTGATACGGAAAATGTACCAATTGGTCTTTTTTAGCAATGCTTTCAAAGATATTCTTAGTATAGCTTAACTCTGGATGTGGTAAAGCCGGTTTTTCTTGGTATTGTAAATGTTCTGTGCCTTTCGGAAGCGGAAAAGAAAAGAAGTCAGATAAATTATGATAGGTTCCACCGGGCGATAAATCAACCGAACCTAAATTGAAGTCCGTTTTTAAAGCATCTATTAGCCAGCTTGGCATAGTTTCATCGTATAGAAGCCTTGTCGCTTGTCCTGATAAACGCTTATCTAATGAATTATAAATCTTCTCTACTAATTCTAGATCCGAATAGTCGTCTTCTAAATACAATTCGGCATCCCTAGAAAGTTTGATAGAGTAGCAGGCGTCAATGTCTTTGTTGGGTAATAACTTTTGAATGTTCAACCTAATAGCATCATCTAAATAGCAAAATTGATGTCCGTCGCCCGGCAAAGCTATAAAGCGATCTTGATTTTCTATTGGTATTTCAACAATGCTGTATTTGTGACCTGAGTGTGTAACTGCTAAATATAGTGCCCCATCGGTTAATTCTAAGTTTTCTTTATGTACCGAACAAAATTCTTTAATGCTCTTATCGAATAACGATTCTAAGAATTGTATTTGCTCGTTTGTAAAGTTAGATGTGTTGCGAACATATATGTTATGTTCTTCAAGTTCTGAAAGTGTCGCTTTAATTACATTTCCAAATTCGACTTGCTGCTCATTGATGGTTTTTAAAATGTGTTGTAACGTACTATTAGCTTTAAACATTAGTTTCTTTCGAAACTTTTTATCTAGATGCTTGATTTGTCGAAGTTGAGAAACACGCACTTTAAAGTACTCATCTAAATTAGAAGAAAAAATGGCTAAGAATTTCAATCGTTCTAACAATGGCGTGTCGGTACTTTTAGCTTCAAGCAAAACGCGTTCATTGAAATAGAGCCAATTAATATCTCTATGCTTCAGGTTGTCTTTTTTCATGATAAGATTTGCGTAAAAATAAGCAGTACAATAGTAAATTATTGTAAATGTATGTTAAGCCAATCGTTTCAAGCAATATTCAATAAGATTATCGACCGATTCGGCAGGTGTAGCAGAAAATTCGCCAGTAGATCTATT harbors:
- the ppk1 gene encoding polyphosphate kinase 1, which codes for MKKDNLKHRDINWLYFNERVLLEAKSTDTPLLERLKFLAIFSSNLDEYFKVRVSQLRQIKHLDKKFRKKLMFKANSTLQHILKTINEQQVEFGNVIKATLSELEEHNIYVRNTSNFTNEQIQFLESLFDKSIKEFCSVHKENLELTDGALYLAVTHSGHKYSIVEIPIENQDRFIALPGDGHQFCYLDDAIRLNIQKLLPNKDIDACYSIKLSRDAELYLEDDYSDLELVEKIYNSLDKRLSGQATRLLYDETMPSWLIDALKTDFNLGSVDLSPGGTYHNLSDFFSFPLPKGTEHLQYQEKPALPHPELSYTKNIFESIAKKDQLVHFPYQDFKVVEDFLTTAATDPNVIAIKMTIYRIAKSSSLADAILTALDNNKKVTLFVEAQARFDEANNIKWGRIFEEKGAKVIFSIPQVKVHSKIAMVYRNEENKIKRYAYIGTGNFNAKTSKIYCDHGLFTADKKITKDLGQVFQVLERKIIVPKLKRLLVSPFTTRITFLNLIQNEINAAREGKKAAITAKMNSLEDSDMIRALYRAVNAGVNVRLIIRGFCCYLTANDDLNSGMKDNIYITSIVDRYLEHGRIYLFENGGDELMYIGSADWMTRNLDRRIEVLTPILDPDIFDELKHILTLQLNDNQKARVLDIENSNKKVAQAPGQEDIRSQYAIYDYLKNKLDENR
- a CDS encoding substrate-binding domain-containing protein; translated protein: MKTVKIIGVPEHFNLPWHLAIEEGAFKERGINLEWTEVPEGTGRMSEMLKNEDTDLAIILTEGIVKSITEGNEVKIIQEYIASPLLWGIHVDANSAYTSLNDLKDTTAAISRYGSGSHLMSYVQATNMGWDTENLKFNLINNLDGAVEGLSSGTADYFMWERFTTKPLVDSGVFKHLGNCPTPWPCFVLVGTNSFLKENEGILKHILEIINMYTVEFKEIPRIDSTLANRYHQKLEDIQEWLQITEWSQKQLPESTLIKVQNTLKELNLIDKLIPVSEILK